Proteins encoded by one window of Tunturibacter psychrotolerans:
- a CDS encoding LysR family transcriptional regulator: MKNDLGELSAFATVAEERSFTRAAARLGISQSALSHSIRGLEKRLGLQLLARTTRSVSPTAAGTTLLRELTPALERIERALADSRKQRETPSGRIRLIIPRTATKAVILPKLSQFARSYPAIVLEVTSSNDPVDLVAGEYDAGVQLGEFIQRDMIAVRVTKELRLAVVGSPEYFQQNSIPKHPQDLKEHSCIGFRFSKGLYRWEFEKGRKSLTVNPQGPASFDDPDLVIQAVLDGVGIGTAMEDSLESLIAEGRLVQVLKEWCPSFPGYFLYYPSRRHQPAALAALIDCLRID, encoded by the coding sequence ATGAAGAACGACCTGGGAGAGCTTTCAGCGTTTGCAACGGTGGCGGAAGAACGTAGCTTCACGCGCGCCGCCGCGCGCCTGGGCATTTCTCAATCTGCGCTCAGCCATTCCATTCGCGGCCTTGAAAAAAGGTTGGGACTTCAATTGCTTGCGCGAACAACGCGAAGCGTCTCTCCGACTGCGGCGGGAACGACGCTTCTCCGGGAACTGACGCCCGCATTAGAACGGATTGAGCGAGCCCTTGCGGATTCCCGGAAGCAGAGGGAAACTCCGTCGGGCCGGATAAGGCTTATCATCCCGCGGACAGCGACTAAGGCGGTGATTTTGCCGAAGCTGTCTCAGTTTGCTCGTAGCTATCCCGCGATCGTGTTGGAGGTCACGTCCTCCAATGACCCTGTTGATCTTGTTGCGGGAGAATACGACGCAGGTGTGCAGCTTGGCGAATTCATTCAGAGGGATATGATTGCCGTCCGGGTGACCAAGGAGCTGCGTCTCGCAGTAGTGGGATCTCCTGAGTACTTCCAGCAGAACAGCATCCCGAAACATCCGCAGGACCTTAAGGAGCATTCGTGCATCGGATTTCGCTTCAGCAAAGGCCTTTACCGATGGGAGTTTGAAAAGGGTCGCAAGTCGCTGACGGTCAACCCCCAGGGGCCAGCATCGTTTGATGATCCAGACCTCGTCATCCAGGCAGTATTAGATGGAGTAGGAATTGGGACAGCGATGGAAGATAGTCTTGAGAGCCTGATTGCAGAAGGGCGCCTGGTTCAAGTCTTGAAAGAATGGTGCCCGTCATTCCCGGGCTATTTCCTCTACTATCCCAGTCGTCGGCATCAGCCTGCCGCGCTTGCCGCGCTTATTGACTGCCTTCGAATCGATTAG
- a CDS encoding diflavin oxidoreductase, translated as MTEVADQEQQSTGHTSKYTRNNPFLSTVTYNRLLTGEGSEKETRHVELSIEEGMTYTPGDAVGIVPENRAIAVAQVLEALHYTGRERVLDHYKVEISLEEALRTRLGIGKLARGSVGQYAKLAPNIEGLKCLVGPENKARAEEYCWGREFVDLATDFPKVVTDPQQLFNILQRLTPRMYSIASSQAMHKDSVQTTVRVIRYESHGRDRQGVASGHLGDRAGEGTTMPIFLHSNNSFRLPEDTSMPVIMIGPGTGIAPFRAFLEERQATGQKGDNWLFFGEQREAMDFLYKDQFQAMHKDGVLTRLDTAFSRDQSRKVYVQDRMQECSKELYEWLERGAYFYVCGDATRMAKDVETALLDVIARGSNGTLDHAAEYLAAMKKQKRYQRDVY; from the coding sequence ATGACCGAAGTGGCAGATCAAGAACAGCAATCGACCGGACACACGTCCAAATACACCCGCAATAACCCCTTCCTCTCCACCGTGACCTACAACCGCCTCCTCACCGGCGAAGGCTCGGAGAAGGAGACCCGCCACGTAGAGCTTTCCATCGAAGAGGGCATGACCTACACCCCCGGCGACGCCGTCGGGATCGTCCCCGAGAACCGCGCCATCGCCGTAGCCCAGGTCCTCGAAGCCCTGCACTACACCGGCCGCGAGCGCGTCCTCGACCACTACAAGGTCGAAATCAGCCTTGAAGAGGCCCTGCGCACCCGCCTCGGCATCGGTAAGCTCGCCCGCGGCTCCGTGGGCCAGTACGCCAAGTTAGCTCCTAACATCGAAGGCCTCAAATGCCTCGTCGGCCCTGAAAACAAAGCCCGCGCCGAGGAGTACTGCTGGGGACGCGAGTTCGTGGACCTCGCCACCGACTTCCCCAAGGTAGTCACCGACCCCCAACAGCTCTTCAACATCCTCCAGCGCCTCACCCCCCGCATGTATTCCATCGCCTCCAGTCAGGCCATGCACAAGGACAGCGTCCAAACCACGGTCCGCGTCATCCGCTACGAGTCCCATGGCCGCGACCGGCAGGGGGTAGCCAGTGGCCACCTCGGCGACCGCGCCGGCGAAGGCACCACGATGCCCATCTTCCTCCACTCCAACAACAGCTTCCGCCTCCCCGAAGACACCTCCATGCCGGTGATTATGATCGGCCCCGGCACCGGCATCGCCCCCTTCCGCGCCTTCCTCGAAGAGCGCCAGGCCACCGGCCAGAAAGGCGACAACTGGCTCTTCTTCGGCGAACAACGCGAAGCCATGGACTTCCTTTACAAAGATCAATTCCAAGCCATGCACAAGGATGGCGTTCTCACCCGCCTCGACACCGCCTTCTCCCGCGACCAGTCCCGCAAAGTCTATGTTCAGGACCGCATGCAGGAGTGCAGTAAAGAGCTCTACGAGTGGCTCGAACGGGGAGCCTATTTCTACGTCTGCGGAGACGCCACCCGCATGGCCAAGGACGTAGAGACCGCCCTCCTCGACGTCATCGCCCGCGGCTCCAACGGCACCCTCGACCATGCAGCCGAGTACCTGGCAGCCATGAAAAAACAAAAGCGTTACCAGCGCGACGTCTACTAA
- a CDS encoding FecR family protein, protein MRIGFGYGVFLAMTFSAGVVAAGAQSGAAGEQSNPLDRDSASTAQVATADVPAAQVPAAVTPTAGVPAASVPVDNGARPGDSHVRIVRLSDVKGTLSLDRKTGNGFEQTMPNMPIVQGQRLRTADGYAEVEFEDNSTLRVTPNSLVEFPLLALRSSGAKASTIQVVRGMVYVNLEGTKGNEFVVRAGDETMTVSPSTHMRMTVEDGKTVVSVFNGSVEVKHGSETTLLTKKESLTLRGEQVAIAKKIEEEGYDAWDKEANDYHARYSQANAMVAGGATYGLSDLNYYGNFINGGAFGSFWQPYLVGAGWNPYCNGVWAQYPGVGYSWVSPYPWGWLPYHTGTWSFFPGYGWGWQPGGAFNGLNNVASGGGVASGLVGTGVHSPVRAASPQAPTVGAGSLVLANNMPMVFSKEEKPGNFVFQKNSAGLGVPRGSLGSLNKISTHVEQHGSANMQVYAAPPSAGFMTSSRSGNGGPVTLRAGAPIQSESTSNAPAFRSGSSGGSSVSSGASHSLGASSASGGSSGSSGSSGHK, encoded by the coding sequence ATGAGGATCGGGTTCGGATACGGAGTGTTTCTGGCGATGACGTTTTCTGCGGGAGTTGTGGCCGCGGGAGCACAGAGTGGAGCGGCCGGGGAGCAAAGTAACCCTTTAGATCGGGATTCTGCATCGACTGCGCAGGTGGCGACGGCTGATGTGCCGGCGGCTCAGGTTCCGGCAGCTGTTACACCGACGGCTGGTGTACCAGCGGCCAGCGTGCCCGTAGATAATGGAGCGCGGCCGGGCGATTCGCACGTGAGGATTGTGCGGCTGAGTGATGTGAAGGGAACGCTTTCGCTCGATCGTAAGACAGGCAATGGCTTTGAACAGACGATGCCGAATATGCCGATTGTTCAAGGCCAGAGACTTCGGACCGCCGATGGATATGCTGAGGTGGAGTTTGAGGACAACAGCACGCTGCGCGTGACGCCGAACTCGCTGGTGGAGTTTCCGCTGCTGGCGCTGCGCAGCTCGGGAGCGAAGGCCTCGACGATACAGGTAGTGCGGGGGATGGTGTATGTGAACCTCGAGGGCACGAAGGGGAATGAGTTTGTGGTGCGGGCGGGAGACGAGACGATGACGGTTTCGCCGTCGACGCATATGCGAATGACGGTGGAAGACGGGAAGACGGTGGTCTCGGTCTTCAACGGAAGCGTGGAGGTGAAGCACGGCTCGGAGACGACGCTGTTGACGAAGAAGGAGTCGCTGACGCTGCGTGGAGAGCAGGTGGCTATTGCGAAGAAGATCGAGGAAGAGGGGTACGACGCGTGGGATAAGGAGGCGAACGACTATCATGCGCGCTACTCGCAGGCGAACGCGATGGTGGCCGGGGGCGCTACCTATGGCTTGAGCGACCTGAACTACTACGGGAACTTTATCAATGGCGGAGCGTTTGGATCGTTCTGGCAGCCGTATCTGGTGGGCGCAGGATGGAATCCGTACTGCAATGGCGTGTGGGCGCAATATCCGGGCGTGGGCTACTCGTGGGTGTCGCCGTATCCGTGGGGATGGCTGCCGTATCACACGGGCACGTGGTCGTTCTTTCCTGGATATGGGTGGGGATGGCAGCCGGGTGGCGCGTTTAATGGATTGAACAATGTTGCGAGCGGTGGTGGTGTAGCAAGTGGGCTGGTTGGAACCGGGGTGCACTCGCCTGTGCGTGCTGCTTCGCCGCAGGCGCCGACCGTGGGCGCGGGTTCGCTGGTGCTTGCGAACAATATGCCAATGGTCTTCTCCAAGGAAGAGAAGCCGGGGAATTTTGTGTTCCAGAAGAACTCGGCGGGGTTGGGCGTGCCGAGGGGATCGCTGGGAAGCTTGAACAAGATTTCGACCCATGTGGAGCAGCACGGATCGGCAAACATGCAGGTCTATGCCGCCCCGCCTTCCGCGGGGTTCATGACGTCGAGTCGCAGTGGGAACGGCGGGCCGGTTACCTTGCGGGCGGGAGCGCCGATTCAGAGTGAGAGTACATCGAATGCTCCGGCATTTCGATCGGGATCGTCTGGGGGATCTTCGGTGTCATCGGGGGCCTCTCATAGCCTGGGCGCTTCGTCGGCGAGCGGCGGGTCTTCGGGGAGTTCGGGGAGCAGCGGCCACAAGTAA
- a CDS encoding aldo/keto reductase, with the protein MQKRTLGKSGLEVSALGLGCMGLTFGLGPATEKSEAIKLIRAAVERGVTFFDTAEVYGPYVNEEVVGEALAPFRKDVVIATKFGFEPDPKNDGKWTATNSRPDHIKKVVEASLKRLQTDTIDLFYQHRVDPNTAIEDTAGAVKELIQAGKVKHFGLSEAGAKTIRRAHAVQPVTALQSEYSLFWREPEQSVMPTLEELGIGFVPFSPLGKGFLTGKIDASTKFDSSDFRAIVPRFSEENRKANHALVDVVTRFAEQKKATPAQIALAWLLAKKPWIAPIPGTTKLSRLEENLGGASIELTTEEVHTLEAASSAIKVEGERYPATHAKLIDR; encoded by the coding sequence ATGCAAAAGCGCACACTAGGAAAGAGCGGCCTCGAAGTCTCAGCACTCGGCCTCGGCTGTATGGGTTTGACCTTCGGTCTCGGCCCCGCCACGGAAAAGTCCGAAGCCATCAAGCTCATCCGCGCCGCTGTCGAGCGCGGCGTGACTTTCTTCGACACCGCCGAAGTCTATGGCCCGTACGTCAACGAAGAAGTCGTCGGCGAAGCCCTTGCTCCCTTCCGCAAAGACGTCGTCATTGCCACCAAGTTCGGCTTCGAGCCCGATCCAAAGAATGATGGCAAATGGACCGCCACGAACAGCCGCCCCGACCATATCAAGAAGGTCGTCGAAGCCTCGCTCAAACGCCTGCAGACCGACACCATCGACCTTTTCTACCAGCATCGCGTCGACCCCAACACTGCCATCGAAGACACCGCCGGCGCCGTCAAAGAACTCATACAGGCAGGCAAGGTCAAACACTTCGGCCTCTCCGAAGCAGGTGCAAAGACCATCCGCCGCGCCCATGCCGTGCAGCCCGTCACCGCGTTGCAAAGCGAGTACTCACTCTTCTGGCGCGAGCCCGAACAATCCGTCATGCCCACACTTGAAGAGCTCGGCATCGGCTTCGTTCCCTTCAGCCCCCTCGGCAAAGGTTTCCTTACCGGCAAGATCGACGCATCCACCAAGTTCGACAGCTCCGATTTCCGTGCCATCGTCCCGCGCTTCAGCGAGGAAAACCGCAAGGCGAACCATGCACTCGTAGACGTAGTCACCAGGTTCGCGGAGCAGAAGAAAGCCACACCGGCACAAATCGCCCTCGCTTGGCTCCTCGCAAAGAAGCCGTGGATAGCCCCAATTCCCGGCACCACCAAGCTCTCGCGCCTCGAAGAAAATCTCGGCGGTGCCTCCATCGAACTCACTACGGAAGAGGTACACACTCTCGAAGCAGCCTCCTCGGCAATCAAGGTCGAAGGCGAACGCTACCCCGCAACCCACGCAAAGCTGATCGATCGATAA
- a CDS encoding pyrroloquinoline quinone-dependent dehydrogenase, giving the protein MFEHNDQKSRQGLTRREVIRLGAVAAAMPMLGDIAALCQVPAAARASGEWRQYAGDKASTKYSSLNQITADNFSNLKVAWTWRSVEEDLTQAHNLKTWAWEATPLMIDGVLYLTTSLSQAVALDAATGKLLWVYDPETWKNGVPSNNGFVHRGVSYWADGDDTRIVYGTGDGYLICIHAKTGKPVETFGDKGRIDLTQGLGRPVERKLYGVSSPPVICRDVIVMGSKVNDVPLAGRMPPGDVRGFDVRTGKLVWTFHTIPHTGEYGYGTWINGSAETTGSANLWSMLSADDELGYVYLPLTSPSDDHYGVNRPGSGLFGECLVCVEATTGKRVWHFQMAHHGLWDYDLPAAPNLIDIHINGRRVKAVAQTSKEGFLYVFDRGTGKPIWPITEQPVPQSTIPGEQTSPTQPFPTKPAAFDRQGVTEADLTDFTPELHAKALAELQKYNYGPLFTPESLQKPTIELPGIAGGASWSGAACDPETGMCYVSSVTFPYTAELVPSSVPHTGYIGKMKPVPDIDGVPLWKPPYGRVTAIDLNTGDHSWMTPVGDLADEVPALKQLGLKNLGRPARGHLLLTKTVLIIGQEGTTQREGGSPSDVPKFKVVTPNLVAFDKALGKRGGEVALPHNATAAPMTYMLSGKQFIVVATGGANLPAELIAFTL; this is encoded by the coding sequence ATGTTTGAGCACAACGATCAAAAGTCTCGTCAAGGACTCACCCGGCGTGAGGTGATCCGGCTCGGGGCGGTTGCCGCTGCCATGCCGATGCTCGGGGATATCGCTGCGCTCTGCCAGGTACCCGCCGCTGCCCGCGCATCGGGGGAGTGGCGACAATATGCTGGCGATAAGGCCAGCACAAAATATTCCTCGTTGAATCAGATCACAGCAGACAACTTCAGCAATCTCAAAGTCGCCTGGACGTGGCGGTCCGTGGAAGAGGATCTCACCCAAGCTCACAATTTGAAGACGTGGGCTTGGGAAGCAACCCCGCTGATGATCGATGGGGTTCTCTACCTCACGACATCGCTCTCGCAGGCGGTAGCGCTCGATGCCGCGACGGGCAAGCTGCTCTGGGTCTATGACCCGGAGACCTGGAAGAACGGCGTGCCTTCCAACAATGGCTTCGTTCATCGCGGAGTCTCGTACTGGGCCGACGGTGACGACACACGCATCGTGTACGGTACGGGCGATGGCTACCTGATCTGCATCCATGCGAAAACAGGTAAACCTGTCGAGACTTTCGGTGATAAGGGCCGCATCGATCTGACACAGGGACTTGGTCGGCCCGTCGAGCGCAAGCTCTACGGTGTCTCCTCTCCGCCGGTCATCTGTCGCGATGTGATCGTCATGGGATCAAAGGTGAACGACGTTCCTCTCGCCGGACGCATGCCTCCGGGCGATGTGCGCGGATTTGATGTCAGGACCGGCAAACTAGTCTGGACATTCCACACCATTCCCCATACAGGGGAGTACGGCTACGGCACCTGGATTAACGGCTCTGCAGAGACGACCGGCTCCGCAAATCTCTGGTCGATGTTGAGCGCCGATGACGAACTCGGTTATGTCTATCTTCCGCTCACGTCTCCGTCTGACGATCACTACGGGGTAAACAGGCCTGGGAGTGGACTCTTCGGAGAGTGCCTGGTTTGCGTAGAAGCCACGACAGGCAAGCGTGTCTGGCATTTCCAGATGGCTCACCACGGGTTGTGGGATTACGATCTTCCGGCAGCGCCCAACCTGATCGACATCCACATCAACGGACGGCGTGTGAAGGCTGTGGCTCAGACCAGTAAAGAAGGCTTCCTGTACGTCTTCGATCGTGGGACCGGCAAGCCGATCTGGCCCATCACGGAACAGCCGGTTCCGCAATCGACGATCCCCGGGGAGCAAACCTCCCCGACACAACCCTTTCCGACCAAACCAGCCGCCTTCGACCGCCAGGGTGTGACCGAAGCTGACCTCACTGACTTCACACCGGAACTGCACGCGAAAGCTTTGGCGGAGTTGCAGAAGTATAACTACGGCCCATTATTCACGCCCGAGTCCCTTCAGAAGCCAACGATTGAGCTGCCCGGCATCGCGGGTGGCGCGAGCTGGTCCGGCGCCGCGTGCGACCCGGAGACGGGTATGTGCTATGTGTCTTCTGTGACGTTCCCGTATACAGCGGAACTGGTTCCATCATCCGTGCCGCACACGGGCTACATCGGCAAGATGAAACCTGTTCCCGATATCGATGGCGTGCCACTCTGGAAGCCTCCGTATGGACGTGTCACAGCCATTGATCTGAACACCGGAGACCACAGCTGGATGACTCCCGTGGGGGATCTCGCTGACGAAGTACCTGCCTTGAAGCAGCTCGGGCTGAAGAATCTCGGCCGCCCGGCTCGTGGACATCTGCTGCTCACGAAGACTGTTCTGATCATCGGCCAGGAAGGGACAACACAACGCGAAGGCGGCAGCCCTTCGGATGTGCCAAAGTTCAAAGTCGTGACACCGAACCTTGTCGCTTTTGACAAAGCCCTGGGGAAGCGCGGCGGCGAGGTGGCGTTGCCGCACAACGCAACTGCCGCGCCCATGACCTACATGCTTAGCGGCAAGCAATTCATCGTGGTCGCTACAGGTGGCGCGAACCTTCCGGCAGAACTAATAGCATTCACCTTATGA
- a CDS encoding organic hydroperoxide resistance protein, which yields MAPLYSTKVTAKGGRHGSIRSDDGLLDLSLALPKALGGSGGATNPEQLFAAGYAACFENALLRVSREARHHFTDDQVEVVAEIGISRNEAGNFVLSAALSVTLVGVDQATGEGFVHRAHQVCPYSNAIRGNVDVATTVTVR from the coding sequence ATGGCGCCACTGTATTCCACGAAAGTCACGGCAAAGGGAGGCCGTCATGGATCGATCCGGAGTGACGATGGGCTCCTGGACCTCAGCCTGGCGTTGCCAAAGGCTCTGGGTGGGAGCGGAGGTGCAACGAATCCTGAACAGTTGTTTGCGGCAGGATACGCAGCTTGCTTTGAGAACGCTTTGTTGCGGGTGAGTCGAGAGGCCAGACATCATTTCACCGACGACCAGGTCGAGGTCGTAGCAGAGATTGGCATCAGCCGCAATGAAGCGGGGAACTTTGTCCTGTCGGCGGCTCTCTCTGTGACCCTGGTCGGGGTTGATCAGGCGACGGGAGAGGGATTCGTACACCGCGCGCATCAGGTTTGCCCTTATTCCAATGCGATTCGGGGAAACGTGGACGTAGCGACCACGGTCACTGTCCGTTAG
- a CDS encoding TetR/AcrR family transcriptional regulator: protein MSASTAKPAQGITDQDIAEAATRANHLASASATLAEIPELMPEKSVDPRILRTRKLLQQALVKLMEKKEFDAISVQDIAEEATINRATFYDHYTDKFALLECTVGSRFMELLAERGVTFNNSCTEALKAFIIGVCDFIASSQLPCCDRPGQLEPHMESAIIAVVRRMLLEGLEKHPTNEPISPQMIATTASWAIYGAAREWAQTPNRPLSTDIVDTIVTLVSPVLALAETTPHAPSQPGPSGR, encoded by the coding sequence ATGTCCGCGTCCACCGCAAAACCCGCTCAAGGGATTACCGATCAGGACATCGCAGAAGCCGCGACCAGGGCGAACCATCTGGCCTCCGCATCCGCAACCCTTGCCGAAATCCCCGAACTGATGCCCGAGAAATCGGTGGATCCACGCATCCTGCGAACCCGCAAGCTGCTCCAGCAGGCTCTCGTCAAGCTGATGGAAAAGAAGGAGTTCGACGCCATCTCCGTTCAGGACATAGCCGAGGAAGCGACCATCAACCGCGCCACCTTCTACGACCACTACACCGACAAGTTCGCGCTGCTAGAGTGCACCGTCGGCTCCCGGTTCATGGAGTTGTTGGCCGAACGCGGCGTCACCTTCAACAACTCCTGCACAGAAGCCCTTAAAGCCTTCATCATCGGCGTCTGCGACTTCATCGCCTCCTCTCAACTCCCCTGTTGCGACCGGCCAGGACAGTTGGAACCCCACATGGAGTCGGCCATCATCGCCGTAGTCCGCCGTATGCTCCTCGAAGGCCTCGAAAAGCACCCCACCAACGAGCCCATCTCCCCCCAGATGATCGCGACCACTGCAAGCTGGGCCATCTACGGCGCCGCCAGGGAGTGGGCACAAACCCCCAATCGCCCGCTTTCCACAGACATCGTCGACACCATCGTCACCCTTGTCTCCCCGGTCCTCGCCCTCGCCGAAACCACGCCGCACGCCCCATCGCAGCCTGGCCCATCTGGCCGTTAG
- a CDS encoding FG-GAP-like repeat-containing protein, which produces MRFSALLCFPALAISFFLISLCTIAAAQSPVTISLALSSPTQPAATPTTATVTAADSAGPIRFGMVDILDGTQKVQTLQLVSTSRSGFTPGTAILRHIFAPGSHQLTAAFHATTADAAANSSPVTLTVTPGTYTSTSALRYAQTIDFSVNDSYNVLTDVVVADFNNDGIPDIATVQGYPNALAVSLADKPGHFLPPTNLPIASNNDNSFIHVFAADLDADGLVDLIVTGGADDYTVFFRNNPAAPGTFLAPTELIPGKGTPIVIADFNHDGLPDIAYIQGNALSTNPNNITVALNQQTAPGTFPSSVTSSSFSGYDVVGLNAADMNGDGFPDLVVRCAPSYNGNLPASADTWEFIVFLADPAHPGQFLAPAFSSPPAAINSIALQDLNHDGLPDVVVSGTGSFFSVYLGDPAHPGQLLAPQNTTAPGNLAYLYTIAVGDIDGDGTPDVIATDGENTFLIFPGKGDGTFLAPTSLLEGLTAPAWDNSATVLADLDGDGLNDLITTEYAQNTAQIFLHNTQAIAPTLQTATDLPVSPSYVNIASGTPITFTVTETASSGQPTGSVDLIDFVGFPPYTVIATLPLVGNTATFTTSSLTAGVHGPVAVFHGNSLYAPSQSAGPVLNILPSQSTTIQLTATPNPATFGQAVTLRATLTGSYGTPVGSVTFIDSGQNLAGVTLVNGVASFTTSILAVGSHTIQVGYPGNYEGQSETSAPITVTITGAPDFSLSLSSTTATITHGSAATTTISLTPLNSFSAATSLTCTGAPANSTCSISSPSVTPAGAAATATLTLQTSVQSASLTPGLSPLNPGASTPIVAGTLPLGLLALFSACRRRVRSATARPRHLICGGSLFLAVSLLASLASVVACGGSSGGGGSAGPQTLYPTAGTYPLTVTATSGATIHTTTFTVTIQ; this is translated from the coding sequence ATGCGCTTTTCTGCTTTGCTTTGTTTTCCCGCTTTGGCCATATCTTTCTTCCTTATTTCTCTTTGCACCATCGCTGCCGCCCAGAGCCCCGTCACCATCTCGCTCGCGCTCAGCTCTCCCACCCAGCCCGCTGCCACCCCCACCACTGCCACGGTCACTGCCGCTGACTCAGCCGGTCCCATTCGCTTCGGCATGGTCGATATTCTTGACGGCACCCAGAAAGTTCAGACCCTCCAACTCGTTAGCACCTCCAGGTCCGGCTTCACGCCGGGGACAGCCATCCTGCGTCACATCTTTGCGCCAGGAAGCCACCAACTCACCGCTGCCTTTCACGCCACCACCGCGGACGCCGCCGCCAACAGTTCTCCCGTCACGCTCACCGTCACCCCCGGCACCTACACCTCCACCAGTGCCCTTCGCTACGCCCAGACGATCGACTTCTCCGTCAACGACAGCTACAACGTGCTCACGGACGTCGTAGTTGCCGACTTCAACAACGACGGCATCCCCGACATCGCCACCGTGCAAGGCTACCCCAATGCCTTGGCCGTCTCGCTCGCCGACAAACCCGGCCATTTCCTTCCCCCCACTAACTTGCCGATTGCTTCCAACAACGACAACAGCTTCATCCACGTGTTCGCCGCCGATCTCGACGCCGACGGTCTTGTCGATCTCATCGTTACGGGCGGAGCCGACGACTATACCGTCTTCTTCCGTAACAATCCCGCGGCACCCGGCACCTTTCTTGCGCCAACCGAGCTCATCCCGGGCAAAGGAACTCCCATCGTCATCGCAGACTTCAATCACGACGGCCTGCCCGACATAGCCTACATCCAGGGAAATGCACTCTCCACGAACCCCAACAACATCACCGTTGCGCTCAACCAGCAGACCGCACCCGGCACCTTCCCCTCAAGCGTCACCAGTTCATCGTTTTCCGGCTACGACGTCGTTGGTCTCAATGCCGCGGACATGAACGGCGACGGCTTCCCGGACCTTGTCGTGCGTTGCGCGCCGTCGTATAACGGCAACCTGCCGGCAAGCGCCGACACGTGGGAGTTTATTGTCTTCCTGGCCGACCCAGCCCATCCCGGGCAGTTTCTCGCTCCCGCCTTTAGTAGCCCGCCCGCAGCCATAAACAGCATCGCGCTGCAGGATCTCAACCACGACGGCCTCCCGGACGTAGTGGTCTCAGGTACGGGTAGCTTCTTCTCCGTATACCTTGGAGATCCCGCCCATCCCGGCCAATTACTCGCGCCCCAGAACACCACAGCGCCCGGGAATCTGGCCTACCTCTACACCATCGCCGTTGGAGACATCGACGGCGACGGGACTCCCGATGTTATCGCCACGGATGGGGAAAACACGTTCCTCATCTTTCCCGGCAAAGGCGACGGTACTTTCCTCGCGCCCACTTCGCTGCTCGAAGGACTAACGGCACCCGCCTGGGACAACTCCGCAACCGTCCTCGCCGACCTCGATGGCGACGGTCTCAATGACCTCATTACCACCGAGTACGCCCAGAACACCGCCCAGATTTTCCTGCACAACACTCAGGCTATCGCTCCGACGCTGCAGACAGCCACTGACCTCCCGGTCTCCCCGTCATACGTTAACATCGCGTCGGGTACTCCGATCACATTCACCGTTACGGAGACAGCCTCCAGCGGTCAGCCCACCGGCTCCGTCGATCTCATCGACTTTGTCGGCTTTCCACCCTACACGGTCATCGCTACACTGCCACTCGTGGGCAATACCGCCACCTTCACCACGAGCTCCCTCACTGCCGGCGTTCACGGACCCGTCGCCGTCTTCCACGGTAACTCTCTCTATGCTCCCAGCCAGTCCGCAGGTCCGGTTCTGAATATTCTCCCGAGCCAATCGACAACTATCCAGTTGACAGCCACCCCCAACCCCGCCACATTCGGCCAGGCAGTCACGCTGCGCGCGACCCTGACTGGAAGCTATGGAACGCCGGTCGGCTCCGTCACGTTTATCGATTCGGGCCAGAACCTAGCCGGCGTGACACTGGTCAACGGTGTCGCCTCGTTCACTACTTCCATTCTTGCAGTGGGGTCTCACACCATCCAGGTCGGCTACCCCGGCAACTACGAAGGGCAATCGGAGACGTCCGCCCCAATCACGGTCACCATCACCGGCGCCCCCGACTTTTCCCTGTCGCTATCCTCCACCACTGCTACTATCACTCACGGCTCCGCCGCCACCACAACCATCTCCCTTACCCCTCTCAATAGCTTCTCGGCCGCGACCTCCCTCACCTGCACGGGTGCACCCGCCAACTCCACCTGCTCGATTTCTTCCCCCAGCGTCACACCTGCCGGTGCCGCCGCCACGGCCACCCTCACCCTACAGACCAGCGTCCAGTCCGCATCTCTGACACCCGGTCTGTCTCCCTTGAATCCAGGCGCGTCCACCCCAATCGTCGCTGGAACCCTGCCCCTCGGTCTACTTGCTCTCTTCTCCGCATGCCGCCGCAGAGTTCGGAGCGCCACCGCAAGACCGCGCCACCTCATTTGCGGGGGCTCGCTCTTTCTCGCCGTCAGCCTCCTTGCCAGCCTGGCCTCCGTCGTCGCCTGCGGAGGTTCCAGCGGCGGTGGCGGGTCCGCCGGTCCCCAAACCCTCTACCCCACCGCCGGAACCTACCCCCTCACCGTCACCGCTACTAGCGGCGCGACCATCCACACCACTACATTCACCGTTACCATCCAATAG